A window from Burkholderiales bacterium encodes these proteins:
- a CDS encoding peptide ABC transporter permease yields MTGFKPEILYTDALVFALLAVVLAFAWFARRHEHLRQPWRRVAASRSGMAAATVLAFYAAVGLLDTLHYRPQLPGEPGKPPVYSVEVLSLLDWIAEPLRTRKEKTYSAPFATHLYAKETIELPDGRQVRDFPRLKYGGAHLADPARDRAADIATRAAKGLLAAAALWLAAAGLITARVARRRGAGLAGGWRALWRGETGVQWNAVLVSLAVILALAGPLAALCTHYHVLGTDKVGQDVFYLSLKSIRTGLVIGTLTTLVMLPFALLLGIMAGYFRGWVDDVIQYVYTTLSSIPGVLLIAAAVLMVHVYIETRPELFPTITQRQDMRLLFLCLILGITSWTGLCRLLRGEALKMRELEFIQAAHAFGVPHLRVITRHILPNVMHIVLIAMVLDFSVLVLAEAVLSYIGVGVDPTMISFGTMINAARLEMAREPMVWWSLASAFVFMFLLVLAANLFADAVRDAFDPRLRVRGAEGAALAGGAA; encoded by the coding sequence TTGACGGGATTCAAGCCCGAGATTCTCTACACCGACGCCCTGGTGTTCGCCCTCCTGGCGGTGGTGCTCGCCTTCGCCTGGTTCGCCCGCCGCCACGAGCACCTGCGCCAGCCCTGGCGCCGGGTGGCGGCGAGCCGCAGCGGCATGGCGGCGGCCACGGTGCTCGCCTTCTACGCCGCCGTGGGGCTGCTGGACACCCTGCACTACCGGCCCCAGCTTCCAGGAGAACCGGGCAAGCCGCCGGTCTATTCGGTGGAGGTGCTGTCGCTCCTGGACTGGATCGCCGAGCCCCTGCGCACCCGCAAGGAAAAGACCTATTCGGCCCCGTTCGCCACCCACTTGTACGCCAAGGAAACCATCGAGCTGCCCGACGGGCGGCAGGTGCGGGATTTTCCCCGCTTGAAGTATGGCGGTGCCCATCTGGCCGATCCCGCCCGGGACCGGGCGGCGGACATCGCGACGCGGGCGGCGAAGGGCTTGCTCGCCGCCGCCGCCCTGTGGCTGGCGGCGGCGGGGCTGATCACGGCGCGGGTGGCGCGCCGCCGCGGCGCCGGGCTCGCCGGGGGCTGGCGCGCCCTGTGGCGGGGCGAGACGGGGGTGCAATGGAACGCGGTCCTCGTTTCCCTAGCCGTGATCCTGGCGCTGGCGGGCCCCCTCGCTGCCTTGTGCACCCACTACCACGTGCTGGGCACCGACAAGGTGGGGCAGGATGTGTTCTACCTCTCCTTGAAGAGCATCCGCACGGGGCTGGTGATCGGCACCCTCACCACCTTGGTGATGCTGCCCTTCGCCCTGCTGCTCGGGATCATGGCGGGCTACTTCCGCGGCTGGGTGGACGACGTGATCCAGTACGTCTACACCACCCTGTCCTCCATTCCCGGGGTGCTGCTGATCGCGGCGGCGGTGCTGATGGTGCACGTCTACATCGAAACCCGCCCGGAGCTGTTCCCCACCATCACCCAGCGCCAGGACATGCGCCTTCTCTTCCTGTGCCTCATCCTCGGCATCACCAGCTGGACCGGCCTGTGCCGGCTGCTCAGGGGAGAGGCGCTGAAGATGCGGGAGCTGGAATTCATCCAGGCGGCCCACGCCTTCGGCGTGCCCCATCTGCGGGTCATCACCCGGCACATCCTGCCTAACGTGATGCACATCGTGCTGATCGCCATGGTGCTGGATTTCAGCGTGCTGGTGCTGGCGGAGGCCGTGCTGTCCTATATCGGGGTCGGGGTCGATCCCACCATGATCAGCTTCGGCACCATGATCAACGCCGCGCGGCTGGAGATGGCGCGGGAACCCATGGTGTGGTGGTCCCTGGCCTCGGCCTTCGTCTTCATGTTTCTGCTGGTGCTGGCGGCGAACCTCTTTGCCGACGCGGTGCGCGACGCGTTCGATCCCCGGCTGCGGGTGCGGGGCGCAGAAGGCGCCGCCCTGGCGGGGGGAGCGGCGTGA
- the oppD gene encoding oligopeptide ABC transporter ATP-binding protein OppF, which produces MSDPLLRVENLRTWIDTDRAPVRAVDGVDFQIARGETFALLGESGCGKSMTAVSIMRLLPEAARIVSGSVLLNGLDLFALPEMEMRGVRGRRLAMIFQEPALSLNPVLTVGSQVGEAVRRHTSLRGEAARRRAVELLAQVGMPDPERRLGEYPFQLSGGMKQRVMIAMALAGEPDLLIADEPTTALDVTIQAQVLELLQRLQAQTGMAILLVTHDLGVVAQMAHTVAVMYAGQIVETARAREFFRHPRHPYSRKLFASIPSERSRRQPLAVIRGTVPALDREFVGCRFADRCDDAWDRCRRETPAWIKTGDGSGVSCHLYQGSGIRDQGSEVRDQGSDTGERVPPSSVSAGAWEGSAVNPGPQAANPLLQVSDLKVHFPIHKGVLKRVVGHVKAVDGVSFELEQGRTLAVVGESGSGKTTIGKAILQLIRPTAGRVLFRGADLTGLSRRRLRPLRRALQIVFQDPYGSLNPRMRVADILLEGMRALKVGATDAERAQRVVELLAQVGLPAEARLRYPHEFSGGQRQRIAIARALAVEPQLIVCDEPTSALDLSVQAQILNLLRELQERLGLAYLFITHNMGVVAHLAHRVAVVYLGRIVEQGSVDEVLKAPQHPYTQALLSAVPVIDPASRREVVRLRGDLPSPVHPPAGCHFHPRCPKAMDVCRQAYPAETRLSATRSVHCHLYGG; this is translated from the coding sequence GTGAGCGATCCGCTGCTGCGGGTGGAAAACCTACGGACCTGGATCGACACCGACCGGGCCCCGGTGCGGGCGGTGGACGGGGTGGATTTCCAGATCGCCCGGGGCGAGACCTTCGCCCTGCTGGGGGAATCCGGCTGCGGCAAGTCCATGACCGCCGTCAGCATCATGCGGCTTCTGCCGGAGGCGGCCCGCATCGTCAGTGGCTCGGTGCTCCTCAACGGGCTGGATCTTTTCGCCTTGCCCGAGATGGAGATGCGGGGCGTGCGCGGCCGGCGCCTGGCCATGATCTTCCAGGAGCCCGCCCTGAGCTTGAACCCGGTGCTGACCGTGGGGAGCCAGGTGGGCGAAGCGGTGAGGCGCCACACGTCCCTGAGGGGGGAGGCGGCCCGGCGCCGCGCCGTCGAGCTGCTGGCCCAGGTAGGCATGCCGGACCCGGAGCGCAGGCTGGGGGAGTATCCCTTCCAGCTCTCCGGCGGCATGAAGCAGCGGGTTATGATCGCCATGGCCCTCGCCGGGGAGCCGGATCTTCTCATCGCCGACGAGCCCACCACGGCGCTGGACGTGACCATCCAGGCCCAGGTGCTGGAGCTGCTCCAGCGGCTGCAGGCGCAAACTGGTATGGCCATCCTGCTGGTGACCCACGACCTGGGCGTGGTCGCCCAGATGGCCCACACGGTGGCCGTCATGTACGCGGGGCAGATCGTGGAAACGGCCCGGGCGAGGGAGTTCTTCCGCCATCCCAGGCACCCGTACTCGAGGAAGCTTTTCGCCTCGATCCCGAGCGAGCGCAGCCGCCGCCAGCCCCTGGCGGTTATTCGCGGGACGGTGCCCGCCCTCGACCGGGAATTCGTCGGCTGTCGCTTCGCCGACCGCTGCGACGACGCGTGGGACCGGTGCCGGCGCGAGACACCCGCCTGGATCAAGACGGGGGACGGGTCAGGGGTGAGCTGCCATCTATATCAGGGATCAGGGATCAGGGATCAGGGATCAGAGGTCAGGGATCAAGGATCGGACACGGGCGAAAGGGTACCACCCAGTAGCGTGTCCGCCGGAGCATGGGAGGGATCCGCGGTGAATCCCGGACCCCAGGCCGCGAATCCGCTCCTGCAGGTCTCCGATCTCAAGGTACATTTCCCCATCCACAAAGGGGTGCTAAAACGGGTGGTGGGCCACGTCAAGGCGGTGGACGGGGTGTCCTTCGAGCTGGAGCAGGGCAGGACCCTGGCGGTGGTGGGGGAATCGGGCTCCGGGAAAACCACCATCGGCAAGGCAATCTTGCAGTTGATCCGGCCCACCGCCGGCCGGGTGTTGTTCCGGGGCGCCGACCTTACGGGGCTTTCCCGGCGTCGGCTGCGGCCCTTGCGGCGCGCTCTCCAGATCGTTTTCCAGGACCCCTACGGCTCCCTCAACCCGCGCATGCGGGTCGCCGACATCCTGCTGGAAGGCATGCGGGCCTTGAAAGTGGGCGCAACCGACGCGGAGCGGGCGCAGCGGGTCGTGGAGCTCTTGGCCCAGGTGGGCCTGCCGGCAGAAGCGCGGCTGCGCTATCCCCACGAGTTCTCCGGCGGCCAACGGCAGCGCATCGCCATCGCCCGGGCCCTCGCCGTGGAACCCCAGCTCATCGTGTGCGACGAGCCCACCAGCGCCCTGGACCTGTCGGTGCAGGCCCAGATCCTCAACCTGTTGCGGGAGCTGCAAGAGCGGCTAGGCCTCGCCTATCTCTTCATCACCCACAACATGGGCGTGGTGGCCCACCTGGCCCATCGGGTGGCGGTGGTTTACCTGGGCCGGATCGTAGAGCAGGGCAGCGTGGACGAGGTGCTCAAGGCGCCGCAGCACCCGTACACCCAGGCGCTGCTCTCCGCGGTGCCCGTCATCGACCCCGCCTCCCGGCGGGAAGTCGTCCGGCTTCGGGGGGATCTACCTTCCCCCGTCCATCCTCCCGCGGGCTGCCATTTCCATCCCCGCTGCCCCAAGGCCATGGACGTCTGCCGCCAGGCCTACCCCGCCGAGACGCGCCTTTCCGCCACCCGTTCGGTGCACTGTCACCTGTACGGCGGATAG
- the gloB gene encoding hydroxyacylglutathione hydrolase encodes MVEVVPVPAFKDNYIWVLHDGQHAVVVDPGDAAPVRDFLARHKLDLAAVLVTHHHGDHVGGIPALLREERVPVYGPRSESISTVTRPLVEGDRVTFPELGLTFQVLEVPGHTAGHIAYYGHGWLFCGDTLFACGCGRLFEGTPAQMYSSLEKLAGLPGDTRVYCAHEYTLSNIRFAKAAEPDNAALVERERREKALRERDAPTLPSTIALERATNPFLRCAEPAIQAAAARRQGRPLHDPVEVFAVLRAWKDRF; translated from the coding sequence ATGGTCGAAGTCGTTCCCGTTCCCGCGTTCAAGGACAATTATATCTGGGTCCTCCACGACGGACAGCATGCGGTGGTGGTCGACCCCGGCGACGCGGCGCCGGTGCGCGATTTCCTCGCTCGCCACAAGCTGGACCTGGCGGCTGTCCTGGTCACCCATCACCACGGCGATCACGTGGGGGGCATCCCGGCGCTGCTGAGGGAGGAGCGGGTTCCGGTATATGGCCCTCGCAGCGAGTCCATCTCCACCGTCACCCGGCCCCTCGTCGAAGGCGACCGGGTCACCTTTCCCGAGCTGGGCCTCACGTTCCAGGTCCTGGAAGTGCCGGGGCACACGGCGGGACACATCGCCTACTACGGCCACGGGTGGCTCTTCTGCGGCGACACCCTGTTCGCCTGCGGCTGCGGGCGCCTCTTCGAAGGCACGCCGGCCCAGATGTACAGCTCCCTGGAGAAGCTGGCCGGCCTCCCGGGGGACACGCGGGTCTACTGCGCCCACGAGTACACCCTCTCCAACATCCGCTTCGCCAAGGCGGCGGAACCGGACAATGCGGCCCTCGTCGAGCGGGAACGGAGGGAAAAAGCCCTGCGGGAGCGGGACGCCCCCACCCTGCCCTCCACCATCGCCCTGGAGCGGGCCACCAATCCTTTCCTCCGCTGCGCTGAGCCGGCGATCCAGGCGGCCGCGGCCCGCCGGCAAGGCCGTCCCCTCCATGACCCGGTGGAAGTCTTCGCCGTGCTGCGGGCCTGGAAGGATCGGTTCTGA
- the rnhA gene encoding ribonuclease H, which yields MGGSGLSAPPGVVEIYTDGACKGNPGVGGWGALLAWGTHRRELFGGEPMTTNNRMELIAVIRALEALKRPSRVRLHTDSAYVQQGITRWIHDWKRRGWKTADRKPVKNEDLWRRLAELAERHEIDWVWVRGHAGDPGNEAADRLANRGVQSVLASVR from the coding sequence GTGGGAGGAAGCGGCTTGAGCGCGCCACCCGGTGTGGTGGAGATCTACACCGACGGGGCATGCAAAGGCAATCCAGGCGTGGGCGGCTGGGGAGCGCTCCTCGCCTGGGGGACCCACCGGCGGGAGCTCTTCGGCGGGGAGCCCATGACCACCAACAACCGGATGGAGCTCATAGCCGTGATCCGGGCGCTGGAGGCGCTGAAACGTCCCTCCCGGGTGCGGCTGCATACCGACTCCGCTTACGTGCAGCAAGGCATCACCCGCTGGATTCACGACTGGAAACGGCGCGGCTGGAAGACGGCCGACAGGAAGCCGGTCAAGAACGAGGACCTGTGGCGGCGCCTGGCGGAGCTCGCCGAGCGGCACGAGATCGATTGGGTCTGGGTGCGGGGCCACGCCGGCGATCCGGGCAACGAGGCGGCCGACCGCCTGGCCAATCGGGGCGTGCAGTCAGTGCTTGCATCCGTCCGATGA
- the dnaQ gene encoding DNA polymerase III subunit epsilon: MRQIVLDTETTGLEVALGHRVIELAAVEISNRRITDHHFHCYLNPEREIDSGALAVHGITDEFLRDKPRFADIAPEFLDFIAGAELIIHNAPFDVGFLNHELGLIGRPPLERFCAKITDTLRMAKDLHPGKRNSLDALCERYQVDNSQRSLHGALLDARLLAEVYLAMTRGQDSLMIDLPEERVVPGQEGGEGSGGELVVLRPSAEELAAHEAQLAAIDRASGGRCVWLRLDEKPG, translated from the coding sequence GTGCGCCAGATCGTTCTGGATACGGAAACCACCGGCCTGGAAGTCGCCCTCGGCCACCGGGTGATCGAGCTGGCGGCGGTGGAGATCAGCAACCGCAGGATCACCGACCACCACTTCCACTGTTATCTCAATCCGGAGCGGGAGATCGACAGCGGTGCCCTGGCGGTCCACGGCATCACCGACGAGTTCCTGCGGGACAAGCCCCGTTTCGCGGACATTGCCCCGGAGTTCCTGGACTTCATCGCGGGCGCCGAGCTCATCATCCACAACGCCCCCTTCGACGTGGGGTTTCTCAACCACGAGCTGGGCTTGATCGGGCGGCCGCCCCTGGAGCGCTTCTGCGCCAAGATCACCGACACCCTGCGCATGGCGAAGGACCTGCACCCGGGCAAGCGCAACAGCCTGGATGCCTTGTGCGAGCGCTACCAGGTGGACAATTCCCAACGCAGCCTCCATGGGGCCCTGCTCGACGCTCGGCTACTGGCGGAAGTCTACTTGGCCATGACCCGCGGCCAGGACAGTCTCATGATCGATCTTCCCGAGGAAAGGGTGGTTCCGGGCCAGGAGGGAGGCGAGGGGTCGGGCGGCGAGCTGGTGGTGCTGCGCCCGAGCGCCGAAGAGCTGGCGGCCCACGAGGCGCAGCTTGCCGCCATCGACCGGGCGAGCGGCGGCCGCTGTGTCTGGCTGCGCCTGGACGAGAAGCCGGGCTGA
- a CDS encoding hypothetical protein (possible pseudo, frameshifted): MTRRRVPVLTGLGALYGLFDLEEGADGFNTGFAFPEVLLAMVRAKGENDWARVRSLYARFLPLIVFEQQSGVAIRKEILRRRGLLASNRVRHPGVGLTPSAERQLQRLLDWLLPGVDLTQPLVL, from the coding sequence ATGACGCGACGGCGAGTGCCCGTTCTCACCGGCCTGGGCGCCCTATACGGGCTCTTCGATCTGGAAGAAGGAGCGGACGGGTTCAACACCGGCTTCGCGTTCCCCGAGGTTCTCCTGGCCATGGTCCGCGCCAAGGGGGAGAACGACTGGGCACGGGTGCGCTCGCTCTACGCCCGGTTCCTGCCCCTCATCGTGTTCGAGCAACAGTCGGGGGTGGCGATCCGCAAGGAGATCCTGCGCCGTCGGGGTCTACTGGCGTCTAACCGGGTGCGCCATCCCGGCGTAGGGCTTACGCCTTCTGCCGAGCGCCAGTTGCAGCGACTGCTCGACTGGCTCCTTCCGGGAGTCGACCTCACCCAGCCCCTGGTGCTCTGA
- a CDS encoding hypothetical protein (possible pseudo, frameshifted), translating to MIEPQGISGRQTISPLTGVYPILATPFHDDERLDLDSLERTIRFMKSIGVDGITVLGVLGESNRLTDREREQVVRAAVAAAGGMPVIVGASHPGTRATIELAGMAAKSGASAVMVAPSHEPVPSDERLLEYYERIGKALSLPLVVQDHPASTQVHMPVSLLIRIVEKVPGVAASRRKGFPPRPGSPPWWRA from the coding sequence ATGATCGAGCCCCAGGGCATTTCCGGAAGGCAGACCATTTCCCCGCTCACCGGAGTCTATCCGATCCTCGCCACCCCTTTCCACGACGACGAGCGCCTGGATCTTGATTCCCTCGAGCGCACGATCCGCTTCATGAAGTCAATCGGGGTCGACGGCATCACGGTTCTGGGCGTACTGGGCGAATCGAACCGCCTGACCGATCGGGAGCGAGAGCAGGTCGTCCGGGCGGCGGTGGCCGCGGCGGGGGGAATGCCGGTCATCGTAGGCGCCAGCCATCCCGGAACCCGGGCCACCATCGAGCTGGCGGGGATGGCCGCGAAATCGGGCGCCTCCGCCGTGATGGTGGCGCCCTCCCACGAGCCGGTGCCCAGCGACGAGCGGTTGCTGGAATACTACGAGCGCATCGGCAAAGCCCTCTCCCTTCCGCTGGTCGTGCAGGATCATCCGGCCTCCACCCAGGTACACATGCCCGTTTCCCTTTTGATCCGCATCGTGGAGAAAGTTCCCGGCGTGGCCGCATCAAGGAGGAAGGGCTTCCCACCCCGGCCCGGATCGCCGCCCTGGTGGCGGGCATGA
- the APA2 gene encoding ATP adenylyltransferase: protein MGNLFPESLRRAIVRQTEHALRSGALQPIVTEKRFIEDAGVRFLVRVVPALQRKDAEREQRAAGAKPANPFLPPEPDLLVGEVSPTHRAVLNKFNVIEHHLLLVTRDFQPQERLLDQADFDALARCMGELDGLGFYNGGEAAGASEAHKHLQMVPLPLAEEGPPVPVAPLITRARGEGPILTVPDFPFRHALARLEPAVWDAAEVAVRLLEAYRRLLAAVGIHEVPGKEGPRQSGPYNLLLTRDWMLAVPRSRECCEGISVNALGFAGSLFLRRPEALEPLKRLGPMKLLARVGLPPA from the coding sequence GTGGGAAACCTCTTTCCAGAAAGCTTGCGCCGGGCGATTGTCCGGCAGACAGAGCACGCCCTTCGCAGTGGCGCGCTTCAGCCGATCGTCACGGAGAAGCGCTTCATCGAAGACGCGGGGGTGCGCTTCCTGGTGCGCGTGGTTCCCGCGCTTCAGCGCAAGGACGCGGAACGAGAGCAGCGTGCCGCCGGGGCGAAGCCGGCAAACCCGTTCCTTCCCCCCGAGCCGGACCTTCTGGTGGGAGAGGTGAGCCCTACCCACCGGGCAGTGCTAAACAAGTTCAACGTCATCGAGCACCATTTGCTCCTCGTCACCCGGGACTTTCAGCCCCAGGAGCGGCTGCTCGATCAGGCGGACTTCGACGCCCTCGCCCGGTGCATGGGCGAGCTGGACGGCCTCGGGTTCTATAACGGGGGCGAGGCGGCGGGGGCGAGCGAAGCCCACAAGCATCTGCAGATGGTTCCCTTGCCCTTGGCCGAGGAGGGACCGCCCGTCCCCGTGGCACCCCTGATCACTAGGGCGCGGGGCGAAGGCCCCATCCTCACTGTGCCGGACTTTCCTTTTCGGCATGCCCTCGCTCGGCTCGAGCCGGCCGTGTGGGACGCGGCGGAGGTGGCCGTTCGGCTCCTCGAAGCCTATCGACGCCTGCTGGCGGCGGTGGGCATCCACGAGGTCCCGGGGAAGGAGGGCCCGCGCCAGTCCGGGCCGTACAATCTCCTCCTCACCCGGGACTGGATGCTGGCCGTCCCCCGCTCGCGGGAATGCTGCGAGGGGATTTCGGTCAACGCGCTGGGCTTCGCCGGCTCGTTGTTTCTGCGTAGGCCCGAAGCCCTGGAACCCTTGAAGCGTTTAGGGCCCATGAAGCTTCTGGCCCGGGTCGGGCTGCCCCCGGCCTGA
- a CDS encoding MFS transporter, producing the protein MIDSRLTDARWLLLLCLSRMSFSLIFTVYSGILPLVREAWGMSATQAGLIQSAWHAGFLVSLFAAGMISDRKGARWTFLHMSYGAVASAALFALLADGFLSALILYGLAGLCSGGSYTPGLTLISERFEPHRRGRAMGFYLAAASLGYALSLFLGSFIAPAAGWRAALAASAAGTVIGLTLGAWVLRDTPNRVSRHDRAPVQGNGLMEVWRNRPARLIILAYSFHAWELLGLWAWLPTFLVTAMAANGGVSPGNVGTGVLIAGVCHLLSVAGSVSGGTLSDRYGRTAVILLFAGTSAACSLIYGWLITAPLWLLTVVAIVYNLAAIADSSVFSTGLTELVPHHSIGAAYSLRSVIGFSMGAASSWVFGLTLDLAGEQPGEPRMLAWGLAFSSLGAAGLAATYFTWRLRRSAESRRMAGGLR; encoded by the coding sequence ATGATCGACTCCCGGTTGACCGACGCCCGCTGGCTCCTGCTCCTGTGCTTGAGCCGCATGAGCTTTTCCTTGATCTTCACCGTCTACTCGGGGATCCTGCCCCTGGTGCGGGAAGCGTGGGGAATGTCGGCGACCCAGGCGGGCCTGATCCAGAGTGCCTGGCACGCCGGGTTCCTGGTGTCCCTGTTCGCCGCCGGGATGATCAGCGACCGCAAGGGGGCTCGCTGGACATTTCTCCACATGAGCTATGGCGCGGTGGCGAGCGCGGCGCTGTTCGCCCTGCTGGCGGACGGTTTCCTCTCGGCGCTAATCCTCTACGGGCTGGCCGGCCTGTGCTCGGGGGGCTCCTACACGCCCGGCCTTACCCTCATCAGCGAGCGCTTCGAGCCCCACCGCCGCGGCCGGGCGATGGGGTTTTATCTCGCCGCCGCATCGCTGGGCTACGCCCTGTCCCTGTTTCTGGGCAGCTTCATAGCGCCGGCGGCCGGGTGGCGTGCCGCGCTAGCGGCGAGCGCGGCGGGCACCGTGATCGGGCTCACCCTCGGCGCCTGGGTGCTCCGGGATACCCCCAACCGGGTGAGCCGCCACGACCGGGCTCCGGTCCAGGGCAACGGCCTCATGGAGGTGTGGCGCAACCGTCCGGCGCGGCTGATCATCCTCGCCTACTCGTTCCACGCCTGGGAACTGCTGGGGCTTTGGGCCTGGCTGCCCACCTTCCTGGTGACCGCGATGGCCGCCAACGGGGGCGTGAGCCCCGGAAACGTGGGCACCGGCGTGCTGATTGCCGGGGTGTGCCACCTGCTTAGCGTGGCGGGCTCCGTGTCCGGCGGGACCCTGTCCGACCGCTACGGGCGCACCGCGGTGATCTTGCTGTTCGCCGGGACCAGCGCCGCCTGCTCCCTGATCTACGGCTGGCTCATCACCGCGCCCCTGTGGCTGCTGACGGTGGTGGCGATCGTCTACAACCTGGCAGCCATCGCCGACTCGTCGGTGTTCTCCACCGGGCTCACCGAGCTGGTCCCCCACCACTCCATCGGCGCGGCCTATTCCCTGCGCTCGGTGATCGGCTTCAGCATGGGAGCGGCCAGTTCCTGGGTCTTCGGGCTGACCCTGGATCTGGCAGGGGAACAACCGGGAGAGCCCCGCATGCTGGCCTGGGGGCTGGCCTTCTCCAGCCTGGGGGCGGCAGGACTCGCGGCCACTTATTTCACGTGGCGGCTGCGGCGCTCGGCCGAGAGCCGGCGCATGGCCGGTGGGCTGCGATGA
- a CDS encoding hypothetical protein (possible pseudo, internal stop codon, frameshifted): MDGTPIEAWDSCKSFKRKEGTPPRDGDDGSGMVDFRGERRSNSTRESTTDPEAKLMRKGGGQPAKLADGAHALMENRHGLLVDIAITEATLAEPQAGAALVDRRRRARSRLRTLGADKGYHTKAFVKRLRGRGIAPHVARIAGRVTPGLDARTTRHSGYAIGQRKRIEEIFGWMKPIGGWRKTRFIGQAKTQMAAYLVGAAYHRLRMARLHTAATG, from the coding sequence GTGGACGGCACGCCGATCGAGGCCTGGGACTCGTGCAAGAGCTTCAAAAGGAAGGAGGGCACGCCGCCCCGGGACGGGGACGACGGCAGCGGCATGGTCGACTTCCGCGGCGAACGGCGCAGCAACTCGACCCGCGAATCCACGACCGATCCCGAGGCCAAGCTCATGCGGAAGGGCGGCGGCCAGCCGGCGAAACTGGCCGACGGGGCGCACGCGCTCATGGAGAACCGCCACGGGCTGCTTGTGGACATCGCGATTACCGAGGCCACCCTCGCCGAACCCCAAGCGGGAGCAGCGCTGGTGGACCGACGGCGCCGGGCCCGAAGCCGCCTGCGCACGCTCGGCGCCGACAAGGGCTATCACACCAAGGCGTTCGTGAAGCGGCTGCGCGGTCGAGGCATTGCCCCGCACGTCGCCCGCATCGCGGGCCGCGTCACCCCGGGCCTCGATGCCCGCACCACCCGGCACAGCGGTTACGCCATCGGTCAGCGCAAACGCATCGAGGAGATCTTCGGCTGGATGAAGCCCATCGGGGGATGGCGAAAGACCCGCTTCATCGGGCAGGCCAAGACCCAGATGGCCGCCTACCTGGTCGGGGCAGCCTACCACCGGCTGAGAATGGCGCGATTGCATACGGCCGCGACGGGATGA
- the flhD gene encoding flagellar transcriptional regulator FlhD, with translation MDQNRWMEEIRELNLAYLLLAQQMVRQDRAAALLRLGIGEEMADILAALTPGQISKMAGSNLLLCRFRFDDSLILDMLSSYTKDRMLGASHAAILLSGQPAPAVTA, from the coding sequence ATGGACCAGAATCGATGGATGGAGGAGATTCGCGAGCTCAACCTTGCTTATTTGCTGCTTGCCCAGCAGATGGTCCGGCAAGATCGGGCAGCGGCTTTGTTGCGTCTGGGCATCGGCGAGGAGATGGCCGATATCCTCGCCGCGCTAACGCCTGGACAAATCAGCAAGATGGCAGGCTCCAACCTGTTGCTGTGCCGTTTCCGCTTCGACGACAGCCTGATTCTCGATATGCTTTCCAGCTACACCAAGGACCGCATGCTGGGGGCTTCCCATGCCGCAATCCTGCTTTCCGGCCAACCGGCGCCGGCGGTGACTGCCTGA
- the flhC gene encoding flagellar transcriptional regulator FlhC: MKGKSIVSDAAEVQLAVELIRLGARMQLLEAETCLSRERLLKLYKEVTGTSPPKGMLPYSTDWFMAWLPNVHASLFANIYRYLVHNAHLEGIRAIMTAYRLYLEHVQAYGLTRELSLTRAWTLVRFMLADLLTTTPCKRCGGHFVVHTHELYDRYVCGLCFVPSRAGKTRRAAEAAAA; the protein is encoded by the coding sequence ATGAAAGGCAAGAGCATCGTATCCGACGCGGCCGAGGTGCAACTGGCGGTGGAGCTGATCCGTCTCGGCGCGCGCATGCAGCTTCTGGAGGCGGAAACCTGCTTAAGCCGCGAGCGGCTGCTCAAGCTTTACAAGGAAGTGACGGGCACCTCCCCGCCAAAGGGTATGCTGCCCTATTCTACCGATTGGTTTATGGCCTGGCTGCCCAATGTCCACGCTTCCCTGTTCGCCAATATCTACCGTTATCTGGTGCACAACGCCCACCTCGAGGGCATTCGGGCCATCATGACGGCCTACCGTCTGTATCTGGAGCACGTACAAGCCTACGGGCTTACCCGGGAGCTATCTCTCACCCGGGCCTGGACCCTAGTGCGCTTCATGCTTGCGGATTTGCTCACCACCACCCCGTGCAAGCGCTGCGGCGGCCACTTCGTGGTCCACACCCACGAGCTCTATGACCGCTATGTGTGCGGGCTGTGTTTTGTTCCGTCCAGAGCCGGCAAGACCCGTCGCGCAGCCGAGGCTGCGGCGGCCTAG